Proteins encoded together in one Telopea speciosissima isolate NSW1024214 ecotype Mountain lineage chromosome 4, Tspe_v1, whole genome shotgun sequence window:
- the LOC122658150 gene encoding uncharacterized protein LOC122658150, whose protein sequence is MSDCDKTDARPEESMHAYHSVWMAHWKQTSCESASGVDKHFSFDDEKKKDGHDNKQASVLVRADEPRKDTRLDVIKASPSNFSKHGSAWRCPGGLQIESDGPQSAKVGALTETERVKMRNEALSMKSLNFSNVGKWQSFPVSNFDERKKSILTSKNDLSFNGRHQPISQIDDRSEFGTNSVHENEAHLSLRVLASAPTGVKCLWRAHHPAEGVSQSSGDLVTPYESPEKKNFPVSRTLQENHTASISNFLLYGFETRGLPIQSYEGRNRKNNPLTSNECITKSNCATREHATYSGSSPLEENCESQQLRDPSTSEVRFPIFIGKQGKRCNFPGSEFLPSHSCPPAVTKSEELNYGSHSLRRWTTGNSAEALPQRPPKVSQANNHLLLSEGCKMLRESTVSTEHKGNAFYELLTLPPDFRHDTNLGAKLQSQRNSGATDVTGDVWNAKPSSEGLKNELSAEADAMTVDVFQANNLLPGAASYLSKKDVCRRNAELQATMNLLRKKVEKGKAVVDLPDMNQEPPASAKGDGMGDGKLSSSRTESLEAEHLLSLGKQPGSSTFSPHQDSHQCLEPDRRRVKSIKLNASDSLPHGTKYLKMGEASTSGKANNSKIMNDSTSISQDMMVKNFGKGKMNSKTFEECSDLTYSWIRRWCHNKTAAQLVKRGGNQVCEPQSSKAALYELEKKQFPSIGAMALMGKAMNGYRPCVFRRKGPLVVWNT, encoded by the exons ATGTCGGACTGTGATAAAACTGACGCAAGACCTGAGGAATCTATGCATGCTTATCACTCTGTGTGGATGGCTCATTGGAAGCAAACAAGCTGTGAGTCAGCATCAGGGGTTGATAAACATTTTTCATTTGAtgatgagaaaaagaaagatggtcATGATAATAAGCAGGCATCCGTGCTGGTTCGAGCTGATGAACCTAGAAAGGACACTAGATTGGATGTAATAAAGGCCAGTCCAAGTAACTTCTCTAAGCATGGTAGTGCATGGAGATGTCCGGGGGGCTTGCAGATAGAATCTGATGGTCCCCAGTCTGCCAAAGTTGGAGCATTAACTGAAACTGAAAGAGTTAAAATGAGGAATGAGGCATTGTCAATGAAGTCATTAAACTTCAGCAATGTCGGAAAATGGCAATCCTTTCCAGTGTCTAACTTTGATGAAAGGAAAAAGAGTATTTTGACTTCTAAGAACGACTTATCTTTCAATGGAAGACATCAACCAATATCTCAGATTGATGACAGGTCTGAATTTGGTACAAATTCTGTGCATGAGAATGAGGCTCACCTTTCTTTGAGAGTGCTTGCATCAGCTCCAACTGGAGTAAAATGTTTATGGAGAGCACATCATCCTGCTGAAGGTGTGTCACAAAGTTCCGGCGATCTGGTGACACCTTATGAATCTCCGGAGAAGAAAAACTTCCCTGTTTCAAGGACTTTGCAGGAAAATCATACAGCCTCAATTTCTAATTTTCTGCTGTATGGGTTTGAGACCCGAGGATTACCGATACAGTCTTATGAGGGCAGAAACAGGAAAAATAATCCTCTAACATCAAATGAATGTATCACAAAGTCCAATTGTGCCACTAGAGAACA TGCTACATATTCTGGAAGCTCCCCCCTGGAGGAGAATTGTGAGAGTCAGCAACTACGTGATCCTTCAACCAGTGAAGTGAGATTCCCAATTTTTATTGGCAAACAAGGTAAAAGGTGTAACTTTCCTGGTTCTGAGTTTTTACCAAGCCACAGCTGTCCTCCAGCGGTCACCAAATCAGAAGAGCTGAATTATGGTAGTCATTCACT GAGAAGATGGACAACTGGGAATTCTGCGGAGGCCCTGCCGCAAAGACCTCCAAAGGTTTCTCAGGCAAATAATCATTTACTGTTGTCTGAGGGTTGCAAAATGCTCAGAGAATCAACAGTATCAACCGAACACAAAGGAAATGCATTTTATGAATTGCTGACCTTGCCTCCTGATTTTCGTCATGATACTAACCTAGGAGCTAAGCTGCAATCTCAAAGGAACTCTGGAGCAACTGATGTAACAGGTGATGTTTGGAATGCCAAGCCAAGTTCAGAAGGTTTAAAGAATGAATTATCGGCTGAAGCTGATGCCATGACTGTTGATGTTTTTCAGGCAAACAACTTGCTTCCAG GTGCAGCTTCGTATCTGTCAAAAAAG GATGTATGCCGAAGAAATGCAGAACTTCAAGCAACAATGAATTTACTGAGAAAAAAGGTTGAAAAAGGAAAAGCAGTGGTTGATTTACCAGATATGAACCAAGAGCCACCTGCTTCAGCCAAAGGAGATGGTATGGGTGACGGGAAGTTGAGCTCGTCAAGAACTGAGAGTTTGGAGGCAGAGCACCTCCTTTCCCTCGGTAAGCAGCCTGGTAGTTCAACCTTCAGTCCTCATCAAGACAGCCACCAATGCCTCGAGCCAGACAGAAGACGGGTTAAGAGTATCAAGCTAAATGCCTCTGATTCTCTTCCCCATGGTACCAAGTATTTGAAAATGGGTGAAGCATCCACAAGTGGAAAAGCAAATAACAGCAAAATTATGAATGACAGCACTAGCATCTCACAGGACATGATGGTTAAAAATTTTGGAAAGGGGAAGATGAACAGTAAGACGTTTGAGGAATGTTCAGATCTTACATACTCTTGGATTCGGAGATGGTGCCATAATAAGACAGCAGCACAACTGGTGAAGCGAGGCGGAAATCAGGTTTGTGAGCCTCAAAGCTCCAAGGCAGCTTTATATGAACTTGAAAAGAAGCAATTCCCAAGCATTGGTGCAATGGCATTGATGGGGAAAGCTATGAATGGTTACCGGCCATGTGTCTTCAGGAGAAAGGGTCCATTGGTAGTTTGGAATACTTGA
- the LOC122658382 gene encoding uncharacterized protein LOC122658382: protein MPSTITAVTLDSFLEPRNPGASKSIAKPPYSKLSRRHSLAGTGQKHLPQLSPALYATPEVTPVPDSPSSGSFPPSPYIINHKRRGPRLLKSVSQDDISLNQRATPTEGGSTTDENGRDAHCTVVGSTQIVQPPAIVTACCPNKEETSRNGFHDDPAIGNSGLDDNRLVRTEDLPKSVTFNLERDFEAEDFYDPQESMSFSSNNDADDSGGAERLSRLTTPMGEYYDAWDDLSSEGGLQASLRDMEAELREIRLNLLTEIERRKQAEETLNSMHKQWQRIREQLSLLGLTIPAASTIAAEDENSDLNHGEELLQQIYIAQMVSNSIARGTARAEVEIEMESQIESKNFEIARLCDRLHYYEAVNREMSQRNQEAVEVARRQRHRRKRMSRWVWSSIGTAVAVGAVALAWSFLPTGRESYHSMSSQAPDGDDATKA from the exons ATGCCGTCGACTATAACAGCCGTCACCCTGGATAGTTTTCTAGAACCAAGAAATCCAGGAGCTTCGAAATCCATTGCTAAACCTCCCTATTCGAAGCTGAGTAGACGACATTCATTGGCGGGAACGGGACAAAAGCACTTGCCACAGCTATCTCCAGCGCTCTACGCCACCCCTGAGGTAACCCCTGTCCCCGATTCTCCGTCATCCGGATccttccctccctccccttACATCATCAATCACAAACGGCGTGGTCCCCGTCTTCTTAAGAGCGTCTCTCAAGACGACATCTCCTTGAACCAACGAGCTACACCTACAGAAGGAGGTTCCACCACCGATGAAAATGGAAGAGACGCACACTGTACGGTTGTTGGTTCGACACAGATTGTTCAACCTCCTGCTATTGTTACTGCTTGCTGCCCTAATAAGGAGGAGACGAGTCGGAATGGTTTCCACGACGACCCCGCTATTGGAAACAGCGGTTTGGATGACAACAGGTTGGTTAGGACCGAGGATTTGCCAAAGTCGGTCACATTCAATTTGGAAAGAGACTTTGAGGCTGAAGATTTCTATGACCCTCAGGAGTCCATGAGTTTCAGCAGCAATAATGATGCGGACGACAGCGGTGGGGCTGAGCGTTTGTCCAGGTTGACTACTCCGATGGGGGAATATTATGATGCTTGGGACG ACCTCTCCAGTGAGGGTGGACTGCAGGCATCCCTTCGTGACATGGAAGCTGAACTGCGTGAGATTAGATTGAATTTATTAACAGAGATTGAGAGGCGGAAGCAAGCAGAGGAAACCCTCAATAGTATGCATAAACAGTGGCAAAGGATCAGGGAACAATTATCTCTTTTGGGGCTGACAATTCCTGCAGCTTCAACCATTGCCGCAGAAGATGAAAATTCTGATCTTAATCATGGAGAAGAGCTGTTGCAGCAAATCTATATTGCACAGATGGTTTCCAATTCTATAGCGAGAGGCACTGCAAGGGCTGAGGTTGAGATAGAGATGGAATCTCAAATTGAGTCAAAGAACTTTGAAATCGCTCGATTATGTGACCGGCTACATTATTATGAAGCTGTGAATCGTGAGATGTCTCAGAGGAACCAAGAAGCTGTTG AGGTGGCTCGGCGTCAAAGACatagaaggaaaagaatgaGTCGGTGGGTTTGGAGCTCAATAGGCACTGCAGTTGCAGTTGGTGCTGTGGCCCTAGCATGGTCTTTTCTACCAACAGGAAGAGAATCATATCACTCCATGTCTTCTCAAGCTCCTGATGGTGATGATGCAACCAAGGCGTAA